Proteins found in one Haloarcula litorea genomic segment:
- a CDS encoding DUF302 domain-containing protein: MALPIDPSQIDPADIGEEQVTLEMSHDEAIEHVREVFTDAGFGIPVEFSPSEMLNEKVDAGRDPYYVLGACNPEVADRALDATDNQLGALMPCNVVVWEEEPGKQVVYHVSIMRIARLIGIASDDDEMADIVADTGELVDEAFANL, translated from the coding sequence ATGGCACTCCCAATCGACCCAAGCCAGATCGACCCTGCGGACATCGGTGAAGAACAGGTAACTCTCGAAATGAGCCACGATGAAGCGATCGAACACGTCCGCGAGGTGTTCACGGACGCGGGTTTCGGCATCCCCGTCGAGTTCTCGCCCTCCGAGATGCTCAACGAGAAGGTCGACGCCGGCCGCGACCCCTACTACGTGCTGGGGGCGTGCAACCCCGAAGTCGCCGACCGCGCGCTGGACGCAACCGACAACCAACTCGGTGCACTGATGCCGTGCAACGTCGTCGTTTGGGAAGAAGAACCGGGCAAGCAGGTCGTCTATCACGTCTCCATCATGCGCATCGCCCGCCTCATCGGGATAGCGTCCGACGACGACGAGATGGCAGACATCGTCGCCGACACCGGCGAACTCGTCGACGAGGCGTTCGCGAACCTCTAA
- the trxA gene encoding thioredoxin, with protein MAEDIEEIRRQKLAELRNKAETGGSEASTSKSPSEPIHIDGGAELSETVAEYGLVLADFYADWCGPCQMLEPIVETIAAETDATVAKIDIDANQQLAAEYGVQGVPTLVLFADGQPAERLVGMQDEAQLRSVIEAHA; from the coding sequence ATGGCTGAAGATATCGAGGAGATCCGTCGACAGAAACTGGCGGAGCTTCGAAACAAGGCTGAAACGGGCGGTTCTGAGGCGTCCACCTCGAAGAGCCCGTCCGAACCGATCCATATCGACGGCGGCGCCGAGCTGTCAGAAACTGTCGCCGAGTACGGTCTCGTGCTAGCCGACTTCTATGCCGATTGGTGTGGTCCGTGCCAGATGCTCGAACCAATCGTCGAAACGATCGCGGCCGAGACCGATGCGACCGTAGCGAAGATCGACATCGACGCAAATCAGCAACTCGCCGCAGAGTACGGTGTCCAGGGGGTTCCGACCCTCGTCCTGTTCGCTGACGGCCAGCCGGCGGAACGACTCGTCGGAATGCAGGACGAAGCGCAGCTTCGCTCCGTGATTGAAGCGCACGCGTGA
- a CDS encoding helix-turn-helix domain-containing protein: MVATSVREDLERDLGCLDLLGCIHGLNERDQVVFQLLQQAEEGLTVDDVADRMDCERSTAYRSISRLLEAGVVVQEQVNYEHGGYYYVYRSRTSEEVAHAQRLLNDWYAAIGQLIQEFEDRYSRDLEDREKEPIESCL, translated from the coding sequence ATGGTGGCCACGTCAGTGCGTGAGGACCTCGAGCGCGATCTGGGGTGCCTTGACCTCCTGGGCTGCATTCACGGACTCAACGAGCGGGATCAGGTGGTCTTTCAGCTGCTACAACAGGCAGAGGAGGGTCTTACCGTCGACGACGTCGCAGATCGAATGGATTGTGAACGTTCGACTGCGTATCGTTCGATATCTCGACTCCTTGAGGCCGGCGTGGTAGTTCAGGAGCAAGTAAACTACGAGCACGGAGGGTACTACTACGTGTATCGTTCGCGGACATCCGAGGAAGTTGCACACGCGCAGCGATTGCTCAACGATTGGTATGCGGCCATCGGACAGCTTATTCAGGAGTTCGAAGACCGGTACAGCCGGGACTTGGAGGATCGCGAGAAGGAGCCGATTGAGTCCTGTCTCTGA